Proteins found in one Paenibacillus wynnii genomic segment:
- the pfkB gene encoding 1-phosphofructokinase, with amino-acid sequence MSKLVITVTLNPALDKTVTVEGLEVGGLNRVDDIRIDAGGKGINVAKVLKGFNENVTAVGFMGGHNGKLILEGLEREGINHSFTETATETRMNLKVVDSTVQVTTEINERGGVVSPQERTLFQKTLENHLDKASILVLGGSVPPGIEHAEYALLIKAAKSKGVKTILDADGDALRYGLLACPEVIKPNIHELEQLLGVTLESDGEIIEAARKLTAQGIEWVIVSMGGEGSLAVSKDEAVRARPFRIKPESTVGAGDSMVAAIASSLLHGRGMEETLRWATAAGSVTASKPGTQVCRSEEVEERLNDVGITRIEG; translated from the coding sequence ATGAGTAAATTAGTCATCACAGTCACCCTGAATCCAGCTTTGGACAAAACGGTAACCGTTGAGGGTTTGGAAGTTGGCGGGTTAAATCGTGTGGATGACATTCGAATCGATGCTGGCGGCAAGGGCATAAATGTAGCCAAAGTATTGAAAGGGTTTAATGAGAATGTAACAGCAGTTGGTTTTATGGGTGGTCATAATGGAAAGCTGATTCTTGAGGGTCTGGAACGTGAGGGGATTAATCATTCCTTCACAGAAACTGCAACAGAGACAAGAATGAATCTGAAAGTTGTGGATAGTACAGTTCAGGTAACAACGGAGATTAATGAGCGCGGAGGTGTTGTCTCCCCTCAAGAAAGAACTCTCTTTCAGAAGACTTTAGAGAATCATCTGGATAAGGCCTCCATTCTAGTATTAGGTGGGAGTGTCCCGCCAGGAATAGAGCATGCCGAGTACGCTTTGCTGATCAAGGCTGCCAAGAGCAAGGGAGTTAAGACCATTCTGGATGCGGACGGAGATGCTTTAAGATATGGTCTGCTGGCCTGTCCGGAGGTTATTAAACCGAACATCCATGAATTAGAACAATTGCTGGGTGTCACCCTTGAAAGCGATGGTGAGATTATTGAAGCGGCCCGTAAACTGACGGCCCAAGGCATCGAATGGGTCATTGTCTCGATGGGCGGAGAAGGTAGTCTGGCAGTCAGTAAGGATGAAGCCGTACGGGCACGTCCATTCCGCATTAAACCGGAGAGCACCGTAGGTGCCGGTGATTCCATGGTTGCAGCTATTGCATCAAGTCTGCTGCATGGACGGGGAATGGAAGAAACATTGCGCTGGGCGACAGCAGCAGGAAGTGTGACCGCATCGAAACCGGGAACTCAAGTCTGCCGTTCTGAAGAAGTTGAAGAACGCCTGAATGATGTGGGAATTACAAGAATTGAAGGTTAA
- a CDS encoding DeoR/GlpR family DNA-binding transcription regulator: MLFEEERKRSIVQFVEKHSRGSVQELSQEMGVSESTVRRDLKELEEARLLKRTHGGAVSLQSVNFEAAISDKEDRFLDEKLRIARKAVEMIKAGDAILLDGGTTTLQIARELKTFSDIKVITNSIMVLNELKDCRNIEVSITGGMLRQDTMAFVGPMTERSLEMVRVDKAFLGTNGMDLREGITTPNMLEAATKRKMISVAKQVVLVADHSKIGQVSFCKVADLAEMDQCIFDSETSEDFVRNIIEMGVNVTLA, translated from the coding sequence ATGCTATTTGAAGAAGAAAGAAAAAGAAGTATCGTGCAGTTTGTAGAAAAGCATTCTAGAGGATCGGTCCAGGAACTTAGTCAAGAGATGGGTGTATCGGAGTCTACTGTTCGCAGGGATTTGAAGGAGCTGGAGGAAGCTAGATTATTGAAGCGAACCCACGGCGGCGCAGTATCCTTGCAGAGTGTTAACTTTGAAGCAGCTATTTCGGATAAGGAAGACCGATTTCTGGATGAGAAGCTGCGAATTGCCCGCAAGGCTGTGGAAATGATCAAAGCTGGCGATGCCATTCTGTTGGATGGAGGTACTACAACACTGCAAATTGCTAGAGAATTGAAGACGTTCTCTGATATTAAAGTGATTACGAACTCCATCATGGTGCTGAACGAGCTGAAGGATTGCCGCAATATCGAAGTATCCATTACGGGAGGTATGCTTCGTCAGGATACAATGGCTTTCGTAGGACCGATGACGGAACGTTCACTGGAAATGGTGAGAGTAGATAAAGCGTTTCTAGGAACTAACGGCATGGATTTACGGGAAGGTATTACCACGCCGAATATGCTGGAAGCGGCTACGAAGCGCAAAATGATCAGCGTAGCGAAGCAGGTTGTGCTTGTCGCCGACCACAGTAAGATCGGTCAAGTATCCTTTTGTAAGGTAGCTGATTTGGCGGAGATGGATCAATGTATTTTCGATTCGGAAACTTCGGAAGATTTTGTACGGAACATTATAGAAATGGGCGTGAATGTAACGCTGGCTTGA
- a CDS encoding copper amine oxidase N-terminal domain-containing protein — translation MKGFIRLTRSLVVMLAAVFLFVGTVEAAGHQTIWINYLYTTMSNSAIVINGTTWVPLKKLASDMSFNLTFEAATRSITLIRPGQQAKFQMGSKSGVVNGKSVSLSNSIRIIKNTAHVPLVSMVRALGATPLFEKESGNLQIVDKPRFVSLSKAGRTYWVSQESGELYRMLPTSAKPEMLSKFPIKPRTSGSLSIKQVSKDTDLVLLHSRYISMFNEFDNSYQALISKDTVVKQMEYHYVGQYFKDQYGSKISSTQIYMTDGLNVQYINQDGTLGKLYELEKSTENKGPFLVEYATPKILLVRSTSTTALVAMNLIKGTSENLTQTLIPVENRKEWDRADPNDPYVLSRMLRLQADDGKELTFTFTTLITDKANKERYKYAE, via the coding sequence ATGAAGGGATTTATAAGGTTGACAAGGAGTCTTGTTGTGATGCTTGCAGCTGTATTCTTATTTGTGGGGACGGTGGAAGCTGCAGGGCATCAGACGATTTGGATCAACTATTTGTACACCACTATGAGCAATAGCGCAATCGTCATAAACGGAACCACTTGGGTCCCGCTAAAAAAACTGGCCTCAGATATGAGCTTTAATCTCACATTTGAAGCGGCTACACGTTCAATTACATTAATTCGTCCTGGACAACAGGCTAAATTTCAAATGGGTTCTAAGTCCGGAGTAGTTAACGGAAAGTCTGTTAGTCTTAGTAACAGCATACGAATCATCAAGAATACAGCGCATGTACCACTGGTATCTATGGTCAGGGCATTAGGAGCTACACCTTTGTTTGAAAAAGAAAGCGGGAATCTACAAATAGTAGACAAGCCAAGATTTGTTTCTCTGTCCAAAGCAGGGCGAACCTATTGGGTCTCACAGGAAAGTGGAGAACTCTACCGCATGCTGCCGACATCGGCTAAGCCCGAAATGCTCTCAAAGTTTCCGATTAAGCCCCGTACATCCGGATCTCTGAGTATTAAGCAGGTATCAAAGGACACGGATTTAGTTCTATTACATTCGCGATACATTTCAATGTTCAATGAGTTTGACAACAGCTATCAGGCGCTCATATCAAAAGATACAGTGGTAAAGCAGATGGAGTATCATTATGTCGGCCAATATTTTAAGGATCAATACGGTTCGAAAATTTCTTCTACGCAAATCTATATGACGGACGGATTGAACGTCCAATACATTAATCAAGACGGTACACTCGGCAAGCTTTACGAATTAGAGAAGAGTACGGAGAACAAAGGACCGTTCCTTGTAGAATACGCTACCCCTAAGATATTGTTAGTGCGTTCAACCTCTACTACCGCCCTTGTCGCCATGAACCTAATTAAAGGTACAAGCGAGAATTTAACGCAGACGCTTATTCCCGTAGAGAATCGTAAAGAATGGGATAGAGCTGATCCAAATGACCCCTATGTACTCTCTCGCATGCTGCGTTTACAAGCGGATGATGGTAAGGAATTAACCTTTACTTTTACTACATTAATTACAGATAAGGCTAATAAAGAAAGGTATAAATATGCGGAATAA